One genomic segment of Bacteroides caccae includes these proteins:
- a CDS encoding SusC/RagA family TonB-linked outer membrane protein, which yields MKPNLFHTQFFRLFFLILLAGISIQTYAAKDSQAAPKKRTITGTVISEGDNMPIIGANVWLKNSSTGAITDLDGKYSITIDNSVVGGVLVFSYIGMSTQEVAIGNQNVINVTLKFDTEKIDEVVVVGYGHQKKASVIGSISTIDMAGVKVPGSSISSVLAGQLAGVVAMNRTGEPGKASAADFYIRGVSSFTGGNTPLVLVDGIERDLDLVDVEDIASFSILKDASASAVYGVRGANGVILITTKKGAEGKPVINARVEAGFTQPTKMPEFVNSAQWAELYNEMKGYEYYTPEQIGYFQNGTDPDLYPDVDWMHELYKNMASNQRVNLNVSGGGDICKYFVSGSLYNEGSIFRNAGQRYDYDTSLRYNKYSFRANMDFNVTKSTVLNVNLANIYEKFYGPGVEKDKIWSRAFEASPGVYPKEYSDGTLSYPSMQGGENPWNLLVHSGYREQFWNSAQSLIGINQDLGDLVTKGLTASIKFSWDAVNTNTIVRSKTPNQYYAKGRDEDGNLIFGSPIVTGTDELGLSESGSGSITTYLEGSINYNRLFAEKHRVGAMLLYNHKVTNKKLTYSKTLSLPYKYQGLAGRVTYAFKDTYFAEFNMGYNGSENFAKGHRFGFFPAYAVGWMISNEKFWEPILPVVSELKLKASYGSVGNDAIGGDRWIYQSTISTNNGWNYGENGSEGGGGIQVGNVENLNVSWEKAYKTNLGFEMRLFDRIKIQADYFHEKREGVFINRQGLPAIVGLTTKPKTNIGASVNRGVDATLEYEEKVGEVFLTGRANFTFNRNKLLNNDEVEHLYKYQNSIGKTFGTGGNHTFGLIAEGLFQSQEEIDNAPEQNFGTYRVGDVRYRDVNGDGVVDTYDKVALGYTNIPEITYGFGLTAQWRSWDINAFFQGIAHCTFYIGGTAMRPFSTGNINQSAINADIYDHVWKTTNTPEQNLAAYYPRLSEAGGEGSTNNNQTSTLTMRDGRFLRLKNFEIGYTIPKSILEKTFIKSTRIYVSGSNLLTFSKFKLWDPETGSSDGGIYPPLRVFTIGLNAKF from the coding sequence ATGAAACCAAATTTATTTCACACCCAATTTTTCCGGTTGTTTTTTCTTATTTTATTAGCCGGAATATCAATCCAAACTTACGCTGCAAAGGACAGCCAGGCAGCTCCTAAAAAGCGTACTATTACCGGTACGGTAATTTCCGAAGGAGACAATATGCCCATTATCGGAGCCAATGTATGGCTTAAAAACAGCTCGACGGGAGCTATTACCGATTTGGACGGTAAATATTCTATTACTATCGACAACTCGGTTGTAGGTGGAGTACTCGTATTCTCATATATAGGAATGAGTACTCAGGAAGTTGCGATAGGAAACCAAAACGTTATCAATGTGACTCTAAAGTTTGATACTGAAAAAATCGACGAAGTGGTAGTCGTAGGTTACGGTCATCAGAAAAAAGCCAGTGTCATCGGTTCTATTTCCACTATTGATATGGCAGGTGTTAAAGTTCCAGGTTCTTCTATTTCGAGTGTACTGGCGGGACAACTAGCAGGAGTTGTTGCGATGAATCGCACGGGAGAACCGGGAAAAGCCAGCGCAGCCGATTTCTATATTCGAGGGGTATCTTCTTTTACCGGTGGTAACACTCCATTGGTATTGGTAGACGGAATCGAACGGGATTTGGACTTAGTAGATGTAGAGGATATCGCTTCTTTTTCTATATTAAAAGATGCTTCCGCTTCCGCTGTTTATGGTGTGCGAGGAGCTAATGGTGTAATCTTGATTACAACCAAGAAAGGGGCAGAGGGTAAACCTGTTATTAATGCCAGAGTAGAAGCTGGTTTTACTCAACCTACCAAAATGCCGGAATTTGTAAACTCTGCACAATGGGCTGAATTATACAATGAGATGAAAGGTTATGAATATTATACTCCAGAGCAAATAGGATATTTCCAGAATGGGACAGATCCCGATTTGTATCCTGATGTTGACTGGATGCATGAACTTTATAAGAATATGGCCTCTAACCAGCGGGTAAATTTGAATGTATCCGGTGGAGGTGATATTTGTAAATACTTTGTTTCCGGTTCGCTGTATAATGAAGGTTCTATTTTTAGAAATGCAGGGCAACGATATGACTATGATACATCTCTTCGTTACAATAAATATAGCTTCCGTGCTAATATGGATTTTAATGTAACAAAGTCTACTGTTCTGAATGTAAATCTGGCCAATATATATGAGAAGTTTTATGGTCCCGGTGTAGAGAAAGATAAAATCTGGTCGAGAGCTTTCGAAGCTTCTCCCGGTGTTTATCCTAAAGAATATTCAGACGGAACTCTTTCTTATCCGAGTATGCAAGGTGGCGAGAATCCTTGGAATCTTTTAGTTCATTCCGGATATCGCGAACAATTTTGGAATTCCGCACAGTCACTTATCGGAATCAATCAGGATTTAGGAGATTTAGTCACCAAAGGGCTGACAGCTTCTATTAAATTTTCCTGGGATGCGGTTAATACTAACACCATTGTTCGTTCTAAAACACCGAATCAATATTATGCTAAGGGTCGTGATGAAGACGGGAATTTGATTTTTGGTAGTCCTATTGTGACCGGAACAGACGAATTAGGACTTAGTGAAAGTGGTAGTGGTTCCATTACTACCTATTTGGAAGGTAGTATCAACTATAATCGGTTGTTTGCCGAGAAACATCGTGTAGGTGCCATGCTTTTATACAATCATAAGGTTACAAACAAGAAACTGACTTATAGCAAAACCCTTTCATTACCTTATAAATATCAAGGACTTGCCGGGCGTGTGACTTATGCTTTTAAGGATACTTATTTTGCTGAATTTAATATGGGATATAACGGTTCGGAAAACTTTGCCAAGGGACATCGGTTCGGATTTTTCCCGGCTTATGCTGTCGGTTGGATGATTTCTAATGAGAAATTCTGGGAACCAATTCTTCCGGTTGTCAGTGAATTGAAATTGAAAGCGTCCTATGGTAGTGTGGGAAATGACGCGATTGGTGGAGACCGGTGGATTTATCAATCAACTATCAGCACCAACAATGGGTGGAATTATGGCGAGAACGGAAGTGAAGGAGGCGGAGGTATCCAAGTCGGAAATGTTGAAAATTTAAATGTCAGTTGGGAAAAAGCTTATAAAACCAATTTGGGATTTGAAATGAGACTGTTTGACAGAATTAAGATACAAGCTGATTATTTTCATGAAAAACGTGAAGGGGTATTTATTAACCGACAAGGACTTCCGGCTATCGTCGGACTGACAACAAAACCGAAAACCAATATCGGGGCGTCTGTTAACCGGGGAGTGGATGCAACACTCGAATATGAGGAAAAAGTCGGAGAGGTGTTTTTGACCGGGCGGGCTAATTTTACATTCAACCGGAATAAATTACTGAATAACGACGAAGTAGAACACCTTTATAAATATCAAAACAGTATTGGAAAAACATTCGGAACTGGAGGAAACCATACTTTCGGACTTATAGCTGAAGGATTGTTTCAAAGCCAGGAAGAAATAGACAATGCTCCCGAACAGAATTTTGGAACTTATCGTGTGGGTGATGTCAGATACAGAGACGTTAATGGAGACGGAGTGGTTGATACATATGATAAAGTGGCTTTAGGATATACAAATATTCCGGAGATTACTTATGGTTTCGGACTGACTGCCCAATGGAGAAGCTGGGATATCAATGCTTTCTTCCAGGGAATAGCTCATTGTACTTTCTATATTGGCGGCACTGCAATGCGTCCTTTCTCTACCGGTAATATTAATCAAAGTGCAATCAATGCTGATATTTACGATCATGTGTGGAAGACAACCAATACACCGGAACAGAACCTGGCTGCTTACTATCCCAGATTGAGTGAAGCCGGTGGGGAAGGTTCTACTAACAATAACCAGACATCTACACTTACTATGCGGGACGGGCGCTTCTTGCGACTGAAAAATTTTGAAATTGGATACACTATTCCCAAGTCTATTCTTGAAAAAACGTTTATCAAATCTACCCGTATTTATGTCTCAGGGAGTAATTTGCTGACCTTTAGTAAATTCAAATTATGGGATCCGGAAACCGGAAGTTCAGACGGAGGTATTTATCCTCCATTAAGAGTTTTCACAATAGGTTTGAACGCTAAATTCTAA
- a CDS encoding DUF1735 domain-containing protein encodes MKNNIFKIIIFFLALVSLGACDDGCEDYLDQYESILYFKNNGEQHVTIYDTSNEASCEFTVIRAGYNSKKYSTVDVSVLDAVNIQIYNAENETDYKLLPDNCFKLETPTLAFEDTDNHKKVKAFFYIDKIKELDKANYILPLVLNNSSDDINIDKRQIFIVPDIVTPYLYFEKSGYQPYKAEEGGETSFDITIPISMPMENNWDFDCTLKINPELLTAYNETNHADFELLPDNCYTLAEKVSFVSGKSTSIATVKINIPDDLKFGKYMLPIELSECSMPTFDIKEGTNTYLAGIVYQKHIDITELEEIKLTESMISSNARTEDFESLDPRTQLVNIIDGDINTSFHSYWAFHGYPSDFSEFPYIQVELPHVYSGFKFSYITRTAANGSNNGNANPQELNIYTSENGIDFTLLKTLSDDLPLSEMGATYESELMVPMSGSFRYLRIESTHSKESILNAIAIAELNLWVAE; translated from the coding sequence ATGAAAAACAATATATTTAAAATCATCATCTTTTTTCTCGCATTAGTGTCATTAGGCGCTTGTGATGATGGATGTGAGGATTATTTGGATCAATATGAGTCTATTCTCTATTTTAAAAATAATGGAGAGCAGCATGTTACTATTTATGATACAAGCAATGAAGCCAGTTGTGAATTCACCGTTATTAGGGCCGGATATAATTCAAAGAAATATTCAACAGTTGATGTTTCTGTTTTAGATGCTGTTAATATACAAATTTATAATGCAGAAAATGAAACGGATTATAAATTGTTACCTGATAACTGTTTCAAGCTGGAAACACCAACATTGGCGTTTGAAGATACCGATAACCACAAAAAGGTAAAGGCGTTTTTCTATATTGATAAAATTAAAGAATTGGATAAGGCCAACTATATTTTGCCACTTGTCTTGAATAATTCTAGTGATGATATCAATATTGATAAAAGGCAAATATTTATTGTTCCGGATATTGTCACCCCTTATCTCTATTTTGAAAAATCAGGTTATCAGCCTTATAAAGCGGAAGAAGGTGGGGAAACAAGTTTCGATATTACTATACCTATAAGTATGCCGATGGAAAATAATTGGGATTTTGATTGCACTTTAAAGATTAATCCTGAATTGTTGACTGCTTATAATGAGACTAATCATGCAGATTTCGAATTACTACCGGATAATTGTTATACTTTAGCAGAAAAGGTTTCGTTCGTTTCCGGAAAAAGTACAAGTATCGCTACGGTTAAAATTAATATTCCGGATGATTTGAAATTTGGTAAATACATGTTACCGATAGAATTGTCCGAATGTAGTATGCCTACATTTGACATTAAAGAAGGGACAAATACTTATCTGGCTGGTATCGTATATCAGAAGCATATTGATATAACAGAATTAGAAGAGATCAAACTGACAGAAAGCATGATCTCCAGCAATGCGAGAACTGAAGATTTTGAATCATTGGATCCACGTACGCAACTTGTCAATATCATTGATGGAGATATCAATACCTCCTTCCATTCGTATTGGGCATTTCATGGTTATCCTAGTGATTTCTCGGAATTCCCATATATACAGGTTGAATTGCCTCATGTGTATAGTGGTTTTAAATTTAGCTATATCACTAGAACCGCCGCTAATGGTTCTAACAATGGTAATGCAAATCCGCAAGAGCTCAATATTTATACAAGTGAGAATGGAATAGACTTTACTTTATTGAAAACTTTAAGTGATGATCTGCCATTGTCAGAAATGGGAGCTACTTATGAATCGGAACTTATGGTGCCAATGTCTGGTTCGTTCAGATATCTGCGTATTGAATCGACTCATTCTAAAGAGTCAATACTGAATGCTATAGCTATTGCCGAGTTAAATTTATGGGTTGCGGAATAA
- a CDS encoding hybrid sensor histidine kinase/response regulator transcription factor: protein MHFFPLAQANEYTFKHITSANGLPQNYVRSVIQDSRGFMWFTTFDGIVRYDGYSFKTYRRYDNGLDTGLMLYVTEDAAGNLWVGTEMGLYCYDIDTDQFTRISSYFPKDFGIQRAILKIKAVGEDQIWVYTGKGGIYRIDVIDKKNNKYQLKQYLSSYYYFPSLCIPFNGYYLTVAEGKVYAFDKVRNTFERFQEDILEDVDQIFVHKQQLYLLKKGLAYLYNEKTSTLFQLTNHPGRELFISSDNQLWVSSFDGLYRTSLKGLTPERAMETVFSGNPWTTSFTEDSFGNIWIGTYRNGTFCFHKNQTPFQKSMSGKNIECMSTDHSGNYWIGSLNGEVCVLDSTQKQIMGKTIFPNDMIHTICGQESSNKVWVGTMYGLYEAWIESNKQIVYQKTSGINIPSIRSIVQDSCFLWIASYNNGVTLYNYSTQQSVVTYKTDSEVLPLPSNTIRTILKDRENNLWVGTAEGLVVLNGKERFTSSPILRKFSFATHQNNLLFQDNIVHIREAKNGDIWVGTLDNGLYYLKRNPSTNDWNYQWINVQKGLSNNCIKAISEDTNNFIWVATNKGLNRIDPQTLSVKIYQLNDGLANNEFSERAYIEKRNGTLYFGGINGITSFIPAVFTEDTILPKLSFVNLSINNKTLKVGEEVNRQILLERSILNTDKLTLSSRNNNFSFDFVALHFTSTDKIIYKYKLEGFDKEWITSEQGNRSAKYTNIPPGNYLFSVKASCNGETWSEPLKMEIQVLQPLLLRWYFILLYILISIFIVYMIIRNFKIREKRKNELFLAQKEKQQIRELSEMKMNFFMNLSHEFRTPLTLIISPLQKLLSTPDISKDELYRHLMNIQHNSSILLRLINQILKLSKQDKGKLDIELREGDIVEFCRNCFSQFLQIAHDKQIQFAFNTNASYILLLFDAYKMEEILYNLLSNAIKHTPDGGSITLDVMEQEKGVSIHITDSGTGMTEEVKKHIFERFYSESGVGIGLSLTKSLVELHKGTILFKSTEGEGTVFQVFIPFQNKNTLIEPLSETTTFSQEDSGPFTASEYIHPEIEDRDRDMSDKPALLIVDDNKGIVQILDELFCPYYKILTTFNGKEAFDLCLSQIPSLVISDIYMPEMNGIELCSAIKSTKETSHIPVILLTAKTSKEIQQEGLSVYADAYCSKPFDNDILISTVHSILTNRQMLAQKFSNNLMSEEDPTTVFPEKTDRDFIQKIIKVVEDNIANEELSVSLLCRTIGMSQLTLNKKIKQLTNQTTNAFIRSIRLKVASQMILSQKYSISEVTYAVGFSDLRYFRECFKKEFGVLPSDYKK, encoded by the coding sequence ATGCATTTTTTCCCTTTGGCACAGGCAAATGAGTATACTTTTAAACATATAACATCTGCTAATGGATTACCACAGAACTATGTACGTTCTGTTATACAAGATTCAAGAGGGTTTATGTGGTTTACTACTTTTGACGGTATAGTCCGGTATGATGGATATTCTTTCAAAACCTATCGTCGGTATGATAACGGATTAGATACCGGATTAATGTTGTACGTCACCGAAGATGCAGCCGGCAATCTATGGGTTGGTACGGAAATGGGACTTTACTGTTATGATATAGATACTGACCAGTTTACACGTATTTCTTCATATTTCCCGAAAGATTTCGGAATACAAAGAGCTATTCTCAAAATCAAAGCTGTAGGAGAAGACCAGATTTGGGTGTACACAGGTAAAGGGGGAATTTATCGGATTGATGTTATTGATAAAAAGAATAATAAATATCAATTGAAACAATATTTGAGTTCCTATTATTATTTTCCTAGCTTATGTATTCCTTTTAACGGATACTATTTAACTGTGGCAGAAGGAAAAGTTTATGCTTTTGATAAAGTCCGCAATACATTTGAACGCTTTCAGGAAGATATTCTCGAAGATGTTGATCAAATTTTTGTACACAAACAGCAACTCTATCTTCTCAAAAAAGGCTTAGCATACCTTTATAATGAGAAAACATCGACTCTTTTCCAACTGACAAACCATCCGGGGAGAGAGTTGTTCATTTCTTCGGATAACCAACTTTGGGTATCTAGTTTCGACGGTCTGTATCGTACGTCTTTGAAAGGGCTTACTCCGGAACGGGCTATGGAAACTGTTTTTAGTGGTAATCCCTGGACGACTTCATTTACTGAGGATAGTTTTGGTAATATATGGATTGGCACTTATCGTAACGGAACATTTTGCTTCCACAAGAACCAGACTCCTTTTCAAAAAAGTATGTCTGGCAAAAACATCGAATGTATGTCAACGGACCATTCCGGCAATTATTGGATAGGCAGCCTGAATGGTGAGGTATGTGTACTTGACTCCACACAAAAACAAATAATGGGGAAGACGATTTTCCCCAATGACATGATACATACAATTTGTGGTCAAGAGTCTTCAAACAAAGTATGGGTTGGTACCATGTATGGCCTTTATGAAGCATGGATAGAAAGTAACAAACAAATTGTTTATCAAAAAACTTCGGGAATAAATATCCCTTCTATCCGAAGTATTGTGCAGGACTCTTGTTTCTTGTGGATTGCATCTTATAACAATGGGGTTACTCTTTATAATTATTCTACTCAACAAAGTGTTGTAACTTATAAAACTGATTCTGAAGTTTTGCCTCTTCCCTCCAATACTATACGTACAATTCTGAAAGATAGAGAGAATAATTTATGGGTTGGTACGGCAGAAGGACTTGTTGTGTTAAATGGCAAAGAACGTTTCACATCTTCTCCCATATTACGGAAATTTAGCTTTGCCACTCATCAGAATAATCTGTTGTTTCAAGATAACATCGTTCATATTCGTGAAGCCAAGAATGGTGATATATGGGTAGGGACTTTAGACAATGGATTGTATTATCTGAAACGTAATCCCTCTACTAATGATTGGAACTATCAATGGATTAATGTTCAGAAGGGGCTTTCCAATAATTGTATCAAAGCTATATCGGAGGATACTAATAATTTTATCTGGGTAGCGACTAATAAAGGATTGAACAGGATTGATCCTCAAACGTTGTCCGTCAAAATCTACCAACTAAATGACGGGCTTGCAAATAATGAGTTTAGTGAAAGAGCTTATATAGAAAAAAGGAATGGAACTTTATATTTTGGCGGCATTAACGGTATTACCTCGTTTATTCCTGCTGTGTTTACGGAGGATACTATTCTTCCCAAACTTTCTTTTGTCAATCTTTCCATAAATAATAAGACTCTGAAAGTCGGAGAAGAAGTGAACAGGCAGATTCTATTGGAACGCTCCATTCTTAATACTGATAAACTGACATTATCCAGTCGTAACAATAATTTTTCATTCGACTTCGTTGCCTTGCATTTTACCTCCACAGATAAAATTATTTATAAGTATAAGTTGGAAGGGTTTGATAAAGAATGGATTACTAGCGAACAAGGTAATCGTTCGGCAAAATATACTAATATACCTCCCGGCAATTATCTTTTTTCTGTGAAAGCCTCTTGCAATGGTGAGACTTGGTCGGAACCACTGAAAATGGAAATTCAGGTTTTGCAGCCGCTTTTACTCCGGTGGTATTTTATACTATTATATATACTTATAAGTATATTCATTGTATATATGATTATCCGGAATTTCAAGATTCGTGAGAAAAGGAAGAATGAACTCTTTCTTGCACAGAAAGAAAAACAACAGATACGGGAACTGTCAGAGATGAAAATGAATTTCTTTATGAATCTGTCACATGAATTTCGTACTCCGTTGACATTGATTATTTCTCCTCTGCAAAAATTACTTTCTACGCCGGATATCTCGAAGGATGAATTGTATCGTCATCTGATGAACATACAACATAATAGTTCTATATTATTACGTTTGATAAATCAGATACTTAAATTGTCTAAGCAAGACAAAGGCAAACTGGATATCGAACTACGGGAGGGGGATATCGTGGAATTTTGTAGAAATTGTTTCTCACAATTCCTTCAAATAGCTCATGACAAGCAGATACAGTTTGCATTTAATACAAATGCCTCTTACATTCTTTTGTTATTTGATGCATATAAAATGGAAGAAATTCTGTATAATCTTCTTTCCAATGCTATCAAGCATACGCCTGACGGAGGTTCTATCACATTGGATGTCATGGAACAAGAGAAAGGTGTTTCTATTCACATAACCGACTCGGGTACGGGAATGACAGAAGAAGTGAAAAAACATATTTTCGAACGTTTCTATTCGGAATCAGGAGTCGGCATCGGACTTTCTTTGACTAAAAGTCTGGTCGAACTTCATAAAGGAACAATTCTGTTCAAGAGTACTGAGGGGGAAGGGACTGTTTTCCAAGTCTTTATTCCCTTCCAAAATAAGAATACTCTTATAGAACCATTATCAGAGACAACAACATTCTCACAGGAGGATTCTGGTCCCTTTACTGCATCAGAATATATACATCCGGAAATAGAGGATAGAGACAGAGATATGAGTGATAAACCGGCTTTGCTTATTGTGGATGATAATAAAGGTATTGTACAAATATTGGATGAGTTGTTTTGTCCTTATTATAAGATATTGACTACTTTCAATGGTAAAGAGGCTTTTGACCTTTGTTTGTCTCAAATACCGTCATTGGTCATCTCAGATATCTATATGCCGGAGATGAATGGAATAGAACTCTGTTCCGCTATTAAATCGACGAAAGAGACTTCACATATTCCTGTAATTCTTCTAACGGCAAAGACATCTAAAGAGATACAGCAAGAAGGATTGTCTGTTTATGCGGATGCTTATTGCAGTAAGCCTTTTGATAATGATATTTTAATTTCCACAGTACATTCTATCCTTACCAACCGACAAATGTTGGCCCAAAAGTTTAGTAATAACTTAATGTCTGAGGAAGATCCTACTACTGTTTTTCCGGAAAAGACCGATAGGGATTTTATTCAAAAAATCATAAAGGTGGTAGAAGATAATATTGCTAATGAAGAATTGAGTGTTTCGTTACTTTGCCGTACAATAGGAATGAGCCAATTGACACTCAACAAGAAGATAAAACAACTGACTAACCAGACAACAAATGCTTTTATCCGGAGTATTCGGTTGAAGGTTGCTTCACAAATGATATTATCACAAAAGTATAGTATTTCTGAAGTTACTTATGCGGTAGGTTTTAGTGATTTACGTTATTTTAGAGAATGCTTCAAAAAGGAGTTTGGAGTATTACCTTCCGATTACAAAAAATAA
- a CDS encoding RagB/SusD family nutrient uptake outer membrane protein, producing the protein MKRYMKKITKYCSSLFVCVLLLSQTSCDSFLDRQEDEALTLDKVWETRADSRKYWLTTMSFLPDDANDFQYTPWSGAADEVTVSMRNREYHIMTSGAWNPSNVPYERMSTYYRGIRECNIFLANIDRCTDPLLSNDEKEQWKVQTRFARCYYYFLMMRIYGPVFILHDELLDFTKSAAELERPRNTWDECVNYVIGELNSLIESPYMKSNWTSSTEKGLATKGACQAIISRLTLYSARDLFNGNTMYASVKNPDGTNLFPQNYDAAKWKTAADAAYKIIDGNLYQLYHSDDDDPYDNYYGITQEKWNSELIWTTGSKGRFIMSAHTCPTSVAGSSSWGFVGVTQQQVDAYPMAKTGRFPITGYESDGSPIVDQESGYPMDEMAYTDFVYPAWGGAASYKLNTVKMCTERDPRFYVTVFFSGSKWHHGNEMTLTSFAHGANGYTSDARPKSGFLVNRFYDHTANSANGQWGEITFPTFRLGEIYLNFIEAVLECKIRGVNIPANYYTKAMEVWQELRARVALPSITESYPHADDNELLDLCRKERRVELAFENHRFFDTRTWKIAEECDGGKMWGMNVETTGSGDVTPDSFWERTVFEKRVFKKQHYLYPFTQTEISLNKQLTQNYGW; encoded by the coding sequence ATGAAACGATATATGAAAAAAATAACTAAATACTGTTCTTCTTTGTTTGTGTGTGTCTTACTGCTGTCACAAACATCATGTGACTCTTTTCTGGATAGACAGGAAGATGAAGCGCTGACTTTGGATAAAGTGTGGGAAACCCGTGCGGATTCACGTAAATATTGGTTAACTACTATGAGTTTCTTACCGGATGACGCTAATGATTTCCAATATACTCCGTGGAGCGGGGCAGCTGATGAAGTAACAGTTTCAATGCGAAACCGTGAATATCATATTATGACTTCCGGAGCTTGGAATCCGTCAAATGTACCTTACGAACGTATGAGTACTTATTATAGAGGGATACGTGAGTGTAACATATTTTTAGCTAATATTGATCGTTGTACTGACCCGTTGTTGAGCAATGATGAAAAAGAACAGTGGAAGGTACAAACTCGTTTTGCACGTTGTTATTACTATTTTCTGATGATGAGAATCTACGGACCGGTATTCATTCTGCATGATGAGCTGCTTGATTTTACAAAAAGTGCTGCTGAACTGGAACGTCCCCGTAATACATGGGATGAATGTGTGAATTATGTAATAGGTGAGTTGAATTCGTTGATTGAGAGCCCGTATATGAAGTCTAACTGGACTTCCAGTACAGAAAAGGGCTTGGCTACCAAAGGTGCTTGCCAAGCCATAATCTCACGCTTGACTCTTTATTCTGCACGTGATTTGTTTAATGGAAATACGATGTATGCCTCTGTTAAAAATCCTGATGGAACGAATCTGTTTCCGCAGAATTATGATGCGGCAAAGTGGAAAACGGCAGCAGATGCAGCATACAAGATCATTGATGGCAATCTTTACCAATTATATCACTCTGATGATGATGATCCGTATGATAATTATTATGGCATAACACAAGAAAAGTGGAACAGTGAGTTAATATGGACTACCGGTTCGAAAGGCCGTTTTATAATGTCGGCTCATACATGTCCTACTTCCGTTGCAGGTAGTTCTTCTTGGGGATTTGTCGGGGTTACTCAGCAACAAGTGGATGCCTATCCAATGGCAAAGACAGGTAGGTTTCCTATTACAGGTTATGAATCAGACGGTAGTCCTATAGTTGATCAGGAGTCTGGTTATCCTATGGACGAGATGGCTTATACTGATTTCGTCTATCCTGCATGGGGAGGAGCTGCTTCTTACAAACTGAATACTGTAAAGATGTGTACGGAAAGAGATCCGCGTTTTTATGTAACAGTTTTCTTTAGTGGGAGCAAATGGCATCATGGTAATGAAATGACACTTACTTCTTTTGCTCATGGGGCCAACGGTTATACTTCGGACGCTCGTCCTAAGTCTGGTTTTTTGGTGAATCGCTTTTATGACCATACGGCTAATTCGGCAAATGGACAATGGGGAGAAATTACTTTTCCGACTTTCCGGTTGGGAGAAATTTACCTGAATTTTATAGAGGCTGTGTTAGAATGTAAAATTAGAGGGGTGAATATCCCGGCTAATTATTATACCAAAGCAATGGAAGTGTGGCAAGAGCTGAGAGCAAGAGTTGCTCTGCCGTCTATTACTGAATCTTATCCTCATGCTGATGATAATGAATTACTTGATTTATGCCGTAAAGAACGTCGTGTAGAGCTGGCTTTCGAAAATCATCGTTTTTTTGATACTCGTACTTGGAAAATCGCTGAAGAATGTGACGGGGGTAAGATGTGGGGTATGAATGTGGAAACTACCGGAAGCGGTGATGTAACTCCTGATAGTTTTTGGGAAAGAACAGTGTTTGAAAAACGTGTATTCAAAAAACAACATTACTTGTATCCGTTTACTCAGACAGAAATCAGCTTGAACAAACAACTGACACAAAATTATGGGTGGTAA